A stretch of the Helicoverpa zea isolate HzStark_Cry1AcR chromosome 15, ilHelZeax1.1, whole genome shotgun sequence genome encodes the following:
- the LOC124636866 gene encoding uncharacterized protein LOC124636866, which produces MTDTTTTPTLVKVKTERPDEAEIRELAAKMVEANKAKALAASVAAARPPPGSLVGVAPPGSGGQMGILNFLQRKPAANTTTELRPAPEGDKKNPAPDEASWKGHFGWDMLGKCHIPYIYRSTEKYVAVRMVEIKLLNKYLNYLHADIYSCTCIRSYYITEIEARLLNEINNRHCDGQFGREPFTQKDLVVRLSDAYEFYNFLDVCYNKLLRGTTNSKDKCGFIRINKESVVPYTVRDNQKFVPLFYFEGETDNLKLKADQLKGWDLSYLKFCCKVQGIRNELFASETCSVISLSDIKSYFPPGTEFEEYWPNKVVDSQLLISAKGSVSGGGQWTRAPPAPPPGVVGGVGVGSGGGVGLNNVSSQSTRGRRATTQRHSPASAAMQMPHAGLSAAAVQALANGWSLPGALTQAQTQQVLRLAQAQVAQAHVAARYNNAAIAAAAAGLPQHRSQHQRTVQFPNSAITMAMGQQPPPPLVRSSANTSTMNVPPQVTGTMNGHSTSHSVDSRKRLTPIPDITITGNHTPYKVQKALVENTMVPCINAKPYQYTELLMTLPDLASHFFPRVSLTTCRAMLDALGITLYRPNSTQLQVLRNTGKCKSAAAGENGLALVQIRDVMQHMLQFKYMLRSGLAGDEAPHGTPRPAHAPPPQPKRARAN; this is translated from the exons ATGACGGACACAACCACCACACCGACCCTGGTCAAGGTAAAGACAGAGCGGCCTGATGAAGCCGAAATTAGGGAGCTTGCCGCCAAGATGGTGGAGGCCAACAAAGCTAAGGCGTTGGCGGCTTCAGTGGCGGCAGCGCGGCCCCCGCCCGGCTCGCTGGTCGGCGTGGCGCCGCCGGGTTCCGGCGGTCAGATGGGCATTCTTAACTTCCTGCAACGAAAACCTGCTGCCAACACCACAACCGAGCTGCGACCAGCGCCCGAAGGTGACAAGAAGAACCCGGCACCGGACGAGGCCAGTTGGAAAGGTCACTTCGGCTGGGACATGCTGGGCAAATGTCACATACCATACATTTACCGGTCCACAGAGAAGTATGTGGCAGTCAGGATGGTGGAGATCAAGCTTTTGAACAAATACCTAAACTACCTCCATGCGGACATATACTCATGTACATGTATAAGGAGTTACTACATCACAGAGATAGAAGCCCGGCTGTTGAACGAGATCAACAACAGGCACTGTGACGGACAGTTTGGTCGGGAACCATTCACACAGAAGGATTTGGTAGTGCGGTTGTCGGATGCCTATGAGTTCTATAACTTCCTAGACGTTTGTTATAATAAGTTATTACGAGGTACAACTAATAGTAAAGACAAGTGTGGTTTTATTAGGATAAACAAGGAGTCTGTTGTGCCGTATACAGTGCGGGATAACCAAAAATTTGTTcctctattttattttgaaggtgaaACAgacaatttgaaattaaaagcgGACCAGTTGAAAGGCTGGGACCTGTCGTACTTGAAGTTCTGTTGTAAAGTGCAGGGTATAAGGAATGAACTGTTTGCTAGTGAGACGTGTTCAGTGATCAGTTTGTCGGACATTAAGAGCTACTTCCCACCGGGGACGGAGTTCGAGGAGTACTGGCCCAACAAAGTTGTTGACTCGCAGCTGCTCATCTCGGCAAAAG GTTCCGTATCAGGGGGCGGTCAATGGACGCGAGCGCCACCCGCGCCTCCACCAGGCGTGGTCGGAGGCGTGGGGGTCGGTTCGGGCGGCGGCGTGGGCCTCAACAACGTGTCCAGCCAGTCCACGCGCGGGAGACGCGCGACCACGCAACGGCATTCACCGGCCTCTGCTGCCATGCAGATGCCGCATGCCGGATTGTCGGCAGCTGCCGTGCAAGCCTTGGCCAATGGCTGGAGCTTGCCCGGAGCGCTGACTCAGGCGCAGACGCAACAAGTGCTTAGGCTAGCACAG GCACAAGTTGCGCAAGCGCACGTGGCCGCGCGGTACAACAACGCCGCcatcgccgccgccgccgctggaCTGCCGCAACATCGCTCGCAACACCAGCGAACGGTCCAG TTTCCGAACAGTGCAATTACAATGGCGATGGGTCAGCAACCCCCTCCACCTCTGGTGAGGAGCTCGGCAAACACGTCAACCATGAA TGTACCCCCACAAGTGACTGGAACAATGAATGGCCACTCAACCTCTCACTCCGTGGACAGTCGCAAAAGGCTTACTCCAATACCCGACATCACTATAACTGGCAACCATACGCCGTATAAG GTACAAAAAGCGTTGGTGGAGAACACGATGGTGCCGTGCATCAACGCCAAGCCGTACCAGTACACGGAGCTGCTGATGACGCTGCCGGACCTGGCCAGCCACTTCTTCCCGCGCGTGTCGCTCACCACGTGCCGCGCCATGCTCGACGCGCTCGGCATCACGCTCTACAGACCTAACTC AACACAACTTCAAGTACTACGCAACACGGGCAAATGCAAGTCTGCGGCCGCCGGCGAGAACGGGCTCGCTCTTGTGCAGATCCGCGACGTGATGCAGCACATGCTGCAGTTCAAGTACATGCTGCGGTCGGGGCTGGCGGGCGACGAGGCGCCGCACGGCACCCCGCGgcccgcgcacgcgccgccgccgcagcccAAGCGCGCCCGCGCCAACTGA